TCTATATGCGTGTAGAGCTGCGTGGTCGCGATGCTGACGTGGCCGAGAAGCTCCTGGACGACCCTCAGGTCGGCACCGCCCTCCAAGAGGTGCGTGGCAAAGCTGTGGCGCAGCGTGTGCGGGTGCAGGCCGCGAATCCCCACCACGCGCCCGTAGCGCTCGACGATCGCGTGGACCGACTGCCGGGAGAGCCGCCCGCCGTGGGCGTTGAGAAAGACGGCGGGCTCCGGGCGCCGGCCCGCCAGCGCGCCCCGGCCGCGCTCGAGATAGGCGTCGAGCGCCCGGGCGGCAGAGCCCATGATGGGGACGATGCGCTCCTTGGAGCCCTTGCCCAGGACCCGCAGCACCTCCTGGGGCAGGTCGACGGAGCGCACGTCGAGTCCCGTGAGCTCGCTCGCGCGCAGGCCGCAGCCGTAGAGAACCTCGAGGATCGCGTGGTCGCGCAGGCCGCACGGCGTGGAGGCGAACGGCTGGTCGAGCAGGGCCGAGGCGGCCTCGACGGAGATCACGTCCGGAAGGCGTCGGGGCTTGGCGGGCAGGGGCACGTCCGCGGCGGGGCTCGCGGCGCTGAGCTCGTCGGCCACCATGAAGCGATGGAACCCCTTGATCGCCGAGACCGAGCGCTCCACCGAGGAGGGTGCGAGCCCCACCTCGACGAGGGCGGCCACGTGCTCCTCGATGAGCGCACGGTCCACGCCGGCCGGTTCCGTGACCCCGCGCTCGGCGAGCCACGCGACGTAGCGAGCCAGATCGCGTCCGTAGGCGTCGAGCGTGTTGGGCGAGCTCCCGCGCTCCACGGCGAGGTAGTCCAGGTACTCCTCGCGGGCGCGGGAAAGCTCCATCCTCCTCAGACTCCCCTCCCGCGCTCGGCTAGGCGAGCGCCGTGACCTCGTGACGGTCGCACCCCTCGTGACGGGCGATCGCGGCGCGCACGAACTCGCGGAAGAGCGGTGCCGGCCGGTCGGGGCGGCTCTTGAACTCGGGATGGGCCTGGCTCGCCACGAACCAGGGGTGGACGTCCTCGGGCAGCTCGACCATCTCGACGAGGCGCTCGTCAGGGGACAGACCCGAGATCTTGAGACCCGCCGCCGTGAGGCGGTCACGGAAGGCATTGTTGACCTCGTAGCGGTGACGGTGGCGCTCGTAAACGAGCGGCTCCGCATAGGCCTCCTCGGCGAGCGTGCCGGTCACGACCTTGCAGGGGTAGGCGCCCAGGCGCATGGTGCCGCCCTTGTCGGTGACGTCGGCCTGATCGGGCATGAGGTCAATCACCGGGTAGGCGCAGTCGGGCACGAACTCCGTGGAGGAGGCGCCGGGCATGTCGCAGACGTCGCGGGCGAACTCGCAGACGGCCACCTGCAGGCCCAGGCAGATACCGAGGTAGGGCACCTTGAGCGTGCGCGCGCGTCGGGCGGCGCAGACCTTGCCCTCGATGCCGCGCAGGCCGAAGCCGCCGGGCACGAGGATGCCGTCCGCGTCTCCCAGAACCTCCTCGACGTTGTCCTCGGAGAGCTCCTCACCATCCACGAGCTCGATGTCCATGTGGCGGCCAAAGGCGACGCCGGAGTGGTGCAGCGCCTCGATGACCGAGAGGTACGCGTCGGGCAGCTGCGTATACTTGCCCACGACGCGAATCCGGGTGACGTCGGCGCGTGCGTTGGCGGCGTGCATGGCGGACGTGAAGTCGTACCAGCGGCTCATGTCGCCCGTGCGCGGGTCCAGGCTCAGACGCTCGCAGACCTTGCGGTCGAAGCCCTGCTCGGCCAGGTGGGCCGGCACGTCGTAGATGGACGGGCAGTCCGAGTTCTCGAAGACGCAGTCGCACTCGACGTCGCAGAAGCTCGCGATCTTGGCGCGAATGTCGGCGTCGACCTCGTGGTCGGAGCGGCAGACGATGAAGTCGGGCTGAATGCCCATGGACCTGAGCTCGCGGACCGAGTGCTGCGTGGGCTTGGTCTTGACCTCGTGGGCCGCCGCGATGTACGGCACGAGGCTCACGTGGATGATGCAGCAGTCCTCGTAGCCCTTCTCCTTGCGGAACTGCCGGATGGCCTCGACGAACGCCTGACCCTCGATGTCGCCGATCGTGCCGCCGAGCTCGGTGATGACCACGTCGGCGCCGGTCTGCTCCTCGATGCGGCGGAAGCGCTCCTTGATCGCGTTGGTCACGTGGGGGATGACCTGGACGGTGCCGCCAAGGAAGTCCCCCTGGCGCTCGCGGGCGATGAGCGACTGGTAGATGGCTCCCGTAGTGAAGTTGGAGTTGCGCGTGAGGTTCTCGTCGATGAAGCGCTCGTAGTGGCCGAGGTCGAGGTCGGACTCGTAGCCGTCCTCGGTCACGAAGACCTCGCCGTGCTGAAACGGGCTCATCGTGCCCGGGTCCACGTTAAGGTAGGGGTCGGCCTTCTGCATCATGACCTTGTAGCCGCGAGCCTTGAGAAGCCTGCCGAGCGAGGCTGCCGTGATGCCCTTTCCGAGCGAGGAGACGACGCCGCCGGTAACGAAGATGTGCTTGGTCATGGGGACCCTTCCCGTAGTCATTCGAAGCGTTTCTACGGGTCTTTATGTTAGCGCGTCGGGGGCCTGCGGCCAACGCCGTTCACCGACTGCACAGCCCCGCGCCTAGCGGGCCCGGGCCGCGAGCATCTCGCGCGCGAGGTCGCGCGAGGCCTCGCCGGTGTCGCCGCTGAGCATGCGGGCGATCTCTCGGACGCGAGCCTCCCCGTCTATCTCCACGAGGCTCGTCTCGGGAACCTCACCTGCGGACTTCTCCACGAGGTAGTGCCGGTCCGCCACGACGGCGACCTGGGCGAGGTGGGTGACCACGATGAGCTGGTGGGTGGTCGCGAGACGCGCGAGCACGCCCGCCAGGGCCACGGCGGTGGCCCCGCCCACGCCGGCGTCGACCTCGTCGAAGACGAGGGTGTCACAGTCGTCGGCCTCCCCGAGGACAACCTTGCAGGCCAGCATCACGCGACTGATCTCGCCGCCCGAGGCGATGCGCCGCAGCGGCCGCGCCGTGAGGCCGGCAGCGGGGCGGTAGAGAAACTCCACGCGGGAGGGGCCGCGCCGGCTCCACTCCCCGCGCGCGAGCCGCTTCTGTGCGACCTCGAGCCCGGCGCCCCCCATCTCCAGGGCCGCCATCTGCTCGCTGACGGCGGCCGCCAGGCGCGGCGCCGCCTCGGCGCGCGCGGCGTCGAGGGCGTCGGCCGCAGCCGCCAGCTCCTTCTCGCGCAGGGCCGCCTCCCGCGTGGCCGCGCGCTCGCGCTCGCCGCCGTCGCCGGCGGCCTCCACGACCTCGCGCGCCGAGGCGCGCCGAGCGAGGACGTCGGCCATGCGGGGGCCGTAGGCGCGCATGAGGCCCTCGATCTGGGCCAGGCGCGCCTGCATGCGCTCGAGCTCGTCGGGGTCGAAGTCCACCTCGTCGGCATAGGAGCGCAGCTCCGAGGCCACGTCCTCGATGTCGATGAGGCCGCTCTCGAGCGTCTGGGCCCACGTTTCCAGGGCCGCGTCGTAGCGCGCCGCCTCGGTGAGGACGCGCGCGGCCTCGGACAGGGCGTCGAGCGCGCCGCCGTCTGCGGACAGGAGCTCGCGCGCGCCCGCGGCGGCGCTCGCGAGGGCCTCGCCGTGCTCGATGCGCGGAAGCTGGGCCTCGAGCTCCTCGAGCTCACCTGGACGGGGGTCCACCTCGTCCATGCGCCGCGTGACGAAGGCCGCCTCGTCGAGCTTCTCGCCCGTCGCACGGCTGCGCTCCCGCACGCGCTCGAGCTCCGCAGACGCCTCGGACGCTGCGGCAAGCGCGTCCTGATACGCCGCGAGCGCATCGCCCGCGGCCGGACCCGCCCAGGCGTCGAGCATCTCGACGTGCGTCCTCGCGTCAAGGAGGCGCTGGTGCTCGTGCTGGCCGCAGAGGTCGACCGTCGAGCCCACCTGGGCCGCGAGCTCGCGCACGCTCGCCATGCGGCCGTCAAGCTCCACGCGGCCCCGCCCGTCCGAGGACACGCGCCGACGGACCACCACGTCCTGCCCGTCGCCCGCACGTGAGAACAGGCGGCCCTCGACCTCGAGAGCCGAGGCCCCCTCGCGGACCATGCCCGCGTCGGCGCGCTCCCCCACCAGGAGCTTGATCGAGGAGAGCAGCGCCGTCTTGCCCGTCCCCGTCTCGCCCGTGAGGACGGTGAGGCCGCTGGCCGGCTCGAGGGTCGCCTCGTGAATCAGCGCGACGTCGCGCACGCGAAGCTCGTCGATCATCTACTTGCCCACCTGACCGTAGAAGACGCGCGAGACGGAGTCGTAGAAGCTCGCCTGGCCGCGATCGAGCAGGATGACGTCACCGGGGCCGCGACGCACCGAGGCGCGCATGCCGCAGCTGCCCTCCTCGTCATTGATGGGTCGGCCGTCGGCAAAGAAGTGGCGCATCACGGGCCGCTCAGGCGAGATCTCGATCTCCACGACGTCGGACGGCGCGGTGAGAAACGCACGCGCGAGGATGGTGTGCGGGGCGATGGGCACGCACACCATGCCCGTGAACTCCGGGGTCACGATGGGGCCGCCGGCCGCGAGGGCGTAGCCCGTGGAGCCCGTCGCCGTGGAGACCACGAAGCCGTCGCCGCGCAGACGGTCGATGTGCCTTCCCGAGACGGACACGTCGAACTCGACCATGTCGCCCAGGCCGCCGCGCGAGAGCGCGAAGTCGTTGAGCGCGAACCTGTGTTGGGCGTGCGTGCTGCCGTCTGGGTGATCGAACGCGCACTCGATGTCGAGGGTGGCGCGCCGGGAGGCGTGCAGCTCTCCGGACAGGGCACAGCTCACGGTGTCGATCAGGTCGGCCGGGCCCGCCGAGGTGAGAAAGCCGAGGTGGCCGTAGGAGATGCCCACGATGGGGACGCCGGCATATCCCACGATGCGCGCCGCGCGCAGGAGCGTGCCGTCGCCGCCGAGGGAGACCACGAGGTCGCAGTCGGACGCGTCGACGCTCAGGCGGGGATAGAGCCGCTTGTCATGGGCCCAGGAGACCTCGACGCCCTGGTCGTCCAGCCAGCGCTCGAGGCGGCGCGCGCTGCGCATGGCATCGTCACGCGAGTGGTTGGGAACGATGAGGACCTTCACGGGCGCACCTCTCCTCAAGAGCAGCTACGGGAACTCCCAGTCTAGCACCTCGCGGACGACCGTCAGGGGCCTCCCGATGCCGTCCATCCATCCCGCGCGCGAGGATCCGAGGGCGCTGGCGCTGCTCCTCTCCCGCCTGCCAGGGTACGTACGCTGTCCCCCGGTACGCACACAGTTACCATTTTTACAGCTGGCACATCGCGGAGAATCCTCAGGTAGAACGCCTGGCGAGAAGAATATCAACCAAGAAATTATATACGTACCCGACGAGGTGGTGTACGTACCCTAAGGGGACTAGGGGGAGGGAGCCTAGAGGCCGGCCATGACCTCGTCGAGGGGCAGGCTGGCGCCTCCGCGCACACCCAGAAGCAGGTACTCCACGTTGCCCTTGTGACCCCGGATCGGGCTCTCGCAGGCACCACACAGGCCCAGGCCACCCCGGCAGAAGGCCCTTGCGACCCGCTCGAGGGCGGCGAGGCGCACCGCGCGCTCGCGCACCACGCCACCCGCCCCCACGTCCTCGCGCGCGGCCTCGAACTGCGGCTTCACGAGCGTGAGGAACGCGCCGCGCGGGCGCAGGAGCTCGAGCACGGCGGGTAGGACCGTGAGGACGGAGGTGAACGACACGTCGCAGACGGCCAGGTCGACGACGGAGGAGCCCACGGCCCCCGGCACGTCGACGATGTTGGTGCGCTCGAGGAGCCTGACGCGCGCATCCTGCCTGAGGGCCCAGCTGAACTGCGCGTAGCCCACGTCGACCGCCAGGACCGAGGCCGCGCCGCGCGCGAGCAGGCAGTCGGTGAAGCCCCCCGTCGAGCAGCCCACGTCGAGGCAGGCCAGGCCCGCGGGGTCCACGCCAAAGGCCGCGAGGCCGCGCTCGAGCTTGAGCCCGCCACGGCTCACATAGGGGGCGCGGCCGCGGACGTGCAGCTCTATGCCCGGCGCCACGCGCTCGCCCGCCGAGGTCAGGCGGCGGTCGGTCGTGGAGACCTCGCCCGCCATGACGGCGCGCAGGGCCTCGTCCGTGTTCGCGAAGAATCCCTGCTCGACGAGCTCCTCGTCAAGACGGCGGCGCGCACGCACGCTAGTCCTGCGCGTCGTTGCTTCCGGCACCCGAGGCGTCGCCCCCGTCGGGAGCGTGGGGCGCCTCCTGAACCAGGCGCGCCTCCTCCTCGGGCGAGAAGTCCGTGGCGTCGACGAGCCCCACGGCCTTGGACCCGAGCGCGATGGCCTCGTCGAACAGGTCGAGCGAACGCTCGAGGGAGACGTCCTTGTCGCGCACCTGGCCGACGATGCCGTCAAGGCGCTCGGAGATCTCACCGAACGTCTGGTAGCGCGATACGTCGACGCGCCCCATCAGAGCTCCTCACCGCCATGGGAGGCGTCGATGAGCTCGCTGTCGTCCACGAAGGCGTCGCGCTCGTACGCCTCGTCGTCGTAGGCGGGCTCCCTGCCCTCCTCGGGGCCTTCCTCGCGGCCCCTGTCGGCGGCGCGCGCCGCAAGGGCCGCGCGGGCTCCCGCGACGACGTCGGCGCCCGCGTCAAGATCGTCGGCGACGCGACCCAGGAGACCGTTCACGAAGCGGGAGGACTCGTCGGTGCCGTAGGCCTTGGCGAGCTCGACGCACTCGTCGATCGTGACGGCGACGTCGACCTCGTCGACGTCGAGCATCTCGTAGAGGGCCAGGCGCAGCAGGTTGCGATCGACGGCGTTCATGCGACCGAGCGCCCACCTGGTAGAGCGCTGGGAAATGATGGCGTCCAGGTCGTGGCGACGGGCGTCGGCGCCCAGCGCGAGGGTGCGCGCGTACTCGTCGAGAGGACCCTCGGACAGGGCGTACTCCCCTGCCAGCACCTCCTCAACGCTGCGAAGATTGGCCTCCGCCTGGAACAGCAGCTGGAGGGCCTGGCTGCGGGCGAGGCTGCGACCGCCAAAGTGAATGCTCAAGTTACTCCTTGGGAAAGACGAGACTGTCAATGCGCACGTCGACGGCGGAGACGCCAACGCCGATCTGCTCGCAGACGGCCTCGGACACGGCCTGGCGGACGTCGGCGGCGAGCTTGGTGAACGGATAGCCGTAGAACACGGCGAGATGGACGCTCACGTGGAGCAGGTCGCCCTCGACGCTCGACTCGACGGCCTTGTCGGGGGCCACGCTTCTGCTCGTGAAGACGGAGATGAGGCTCGAGGCGATGTCGTTGCCCCCCACGGAGGCGACGCCCTCGACGCGGCGGGCGGCGAGGGAGACGATCGTGGAGACGACATCCCTCGAGATGCCGATGCCAGAAACGCAGAGCTCGCTTTCGGCCATGAAGGACCTCCTTTAGAGACGGGCGCGGGGCCCGAGGCGTGCGATGGTATCCGATTCAGTATATGCTAAATGGCTCGCGCTCCTAAGAAATATCATCTGCCTGCGCGCATCATCCTCGCTTCACCGCGGCAGCGTGTGGAGCTACACGTCCTGACCGCGCGCGAGCTCTGTCATCGGGGGCTGGACGACGATACAGTTGTAGAGGCCGTGGGACAGGTGGCGGTCCTTCTCCGGAAAGCTGACCACGTCATTGGTAAGCATGGCTCGGATGAGGCGGGTGAGGTCCCCCTCCTGCGGAAGTCCTGCCCGAGCCGGGCGTGGCGCCCCTCGGGCAAAAACTGCGCAAAGCCCAGGAAGTGGGCCAGGAGGTGCCAGTAGAACACGTGGAAGTCGACGAGGGACGCGTGCGGGTCACCCAAGAGCGAGAAGATCACGCCCCCGTCCCAGACCGACCCCATGACCGGGCTGCCCGAGCCCGCCGCGATGGTCTTGGCTGCAAAGTTCCCCTCCGTCAGTCCCAGCGCGTAACCGAAGAACCACGCGACCAAGACGCCGCCCACGATGTTGAAGAGGGAGATGAGAACCCAGTTCTTGGCCAGGTCAGAAAGTTTGATCTTCTTCTCGAGCACGCCGAACATCATGACCATGGCATTGCCTGTGACGAGCTCTCCCCCAGAGACACGATGGACAGAAGGCCCGCGGGGAACAGGCAGGCCCCCAGAAACGTGTCGAAGCTGCCCCACTCCTGGGGCACGATCCCGCTGACGCGGACGAACGCCAGAAATCCCGGCGCGATGAAGGCACCGGCATGATGCCCAGAAGCGCCGACTTCCAGAACGCAAGCCCACTCTTGTCGACGGCCTTGTCGGCAAAGTTCTCCATGGTCTCTCTGATTGAGAAGCTGTTCATGATCTCTCCCTACTCATGCCACTCGTGCAGCTGCGCTGGCATGTTGACGTTGTCCAGCGCGGCCTCCCCCATGTCCACGCACTCGACGTCCGGCTCGCAGAAGCCTGTCCTGATTCGAAGCTCCCCCGCCGGCAGGCGTCGCTCGAAGACGGACAGGCAGCTGCGATGGTAGAAGGCGAACAGCGTCTCGAGGTGAGAGCCCGAGAACGCCACCACCTGCTGGTCGTGAACTCGCTCGGCCAGCCAACGTATCTGCTTTGCGCTGATATGAGGGATGTCGCAGGCAACGAGAAACACGTGGGGCGTCGTCGCGTGATGCAGGGCCATGACGAGTCCGCCGAGCGGACCCGTCTGGGGAAACTCGTCCTCGACGATCTCGTAGCCTTGCTGGGCGCGCTGCGGGAATTTGTCCCTGATGTCGGCGACCAGAATAAGACGGGAGAAGACCTCCCGGGCCGTCCGGCAGGTTCGCTCGAGGGCATAGCCGCCATCCACCTGCAAAAGTGCCTTGTCAAAGCCCATACGACGGCTTTTGCCCCCACACAGAGGGGCTGTTGTTACCTCTTGCTCCTGCATGCTTTCCCGCCCAGCCCCACATCCACCTACGCAGGAGCCAGCCGGAGAAGTGAAATTGTCACTAATGCAATCACTGAAGTGATATAAGGCGGAACACTACTACAACTACAAAAACGCTCGCCTATCCCCGAAGGGATAAGACGAGCGGTCGCAACGCCACGGTAGACGGCTCTCCGAAAGGGCCCCTAGACGCGCGAGATGAACTTCCCGCCGTCGCGGGTGTCGACCTTGACGACCTCGCCCTGGTTGAGATACATCGGCACCTGAATCTGCGCGCCGGTCTCGAGCGTGGCCGGCTTGGTGCCTCCCTGGACGGTGTCACCCTTGAAGCCGGGGTCGGTCTCGGTGATCTCGGCCTCGATGAACATCGGGGGTTCGACGCCCAGGAGCTCGGTGTCCGCATAGAGCAGAAGGGCGGTGTCGTTCTCCTTGAACCACTTCGCTGAGTCGCCGATGAAGTCGGCGGGGACCTCGGTCTGCTCGTAGGTGTCGTTGTCCATGAAGTAGAAGATGTCGCCGTCGTTGTAGAGGTACTGCATCTCCTTGGTGATGAGCTGCACGCTCTCGAACTTGGTGCCGGCGTTGCAGGTCTGGTCGATCACGCGGCCGCTCTTGAGATCGCGAATCTTGTAGCGAACGAAGGCGCCGCCCTTGCCGGGCTTGACGTGCTGGAACTCGACGATGGTGTAGTACTTGGCATTGATCTTGAGACCCATGCCGTTCTTGAAGTCTGCGGTGCTAATAGCTGCCATGTGCTCTCTTCCCCTGCTGCCCGCTCATGCGAGCGCTCACATACGGGGGATTATTCTAGCACACGCAGGAGGGCCGCTCGTTTTCTGGCGTTGCCGCAAGGGTCGCGCTGAGGTGCCCGCCGCCGCTACCTCCGCCGCCTCCTGAGTCTCCTCGGCCTTCTGAGGATTGGAGCTATTTTTTTGATTTAACGAGCCCCTACTTTGCAGCAAAAGTGAACCGCCAACTGGGAAAACGTTCAACAAGGGTCGCTCTTTGGAGCAAGATCCTCGCGGGTTTATCAAAAAAACGCCCCCTTCGTGGAATGGCCCCCTGATGAGGCGCCCCGCAGCGAGGCACCGTGGCGAGAAGAGCAGGCCTCCCCTAGCGCCTCGTCAGGCTCCGCACCAGGCCCGAGAACCCGGCCGCAACCACCTGGAAGAAGCTCGCAGACCGCACGAGCCTCTGGGCACCGAGGTGAGCGCGCATCGCGCGCAGCGTGGCCTTGTCGTCGCGCGTGGAGAAGGAGTAGGTCCCCTGGCCATCCTTGCAGAACACCGCGAAGCGTGAGATCCACCTGCCGCCAAAGAGGACGGAGGCGGCCACGTGGTCGACCTGGTCCCAGGGAATCTGGATGAAGTCCTCGGGGTTCTTCTCGTTGTAGTACTCGAAGGCGCGGTCGCCCACCAGGACGTCGCCGTGCGTGCCCAGACCCAGATACGAGTTGGCCCTGATCGTAAGGTCAACATGTGTGTTGAGAGACTGTGCCATGCGAAGAGCACCTTTCCATCAAGGGGGCCGCACCTCATATCGTAGCAGGTGCGGCCCCGGGGCAGGTCGCGGAGCTCCCGCGGCCCACTGACTCATTGGCTACATGAAGCCGACAAGACGACCAAGAATGCCGAACGCGAACAGCGCGAGGATGATGACGATCGGCGAGACCTTCTTCTTGAGCAGCCAGCAGCACAGAAGCGTGAGGCCCACGGCCGCAAGGCCCGGGATGAGCTGGTCGAGGTTTTGCTGGAGCGTCGTGACCTTGCTGACGTCGAGGCCGTTGGCACCGAGCGACGCGAACTGCGTGAGCGCCGCCTTGATGCCCTCGGTGCCGGCGGGCAGGGCGTCCCAGTCGATGTAGGCGCCGGACGCCTGCTGGACCGTGGAGACGACCGGGGTGAACGAGATGGACACCCAGCGCTCGACGAGCGAGCCGATGATGAACATGCCGAGGATGGAGGCTCCCTCGGTGATCTTGCCCAGAAGGCCGCCCGAGAGGTCCTTGGAGATCGAAACGCCCACCTTGTAGCCGAACTCCTGCGTGTACCACAGGAAGGCGAAGCGGATGACGTTCCACAGGACGAAGAACAGGATGGGGCCGAGCACGTTGCCGGACAGGGCCATCGAGGCACCGAGCGCGCCCAGGATGGGGCGAAGGGTGAACCAGAACGCCGGATCGCCGACGCCGGCCAGAGGACCCATCATGCCGACCTTGACGCCCTGAATCGTGACGTCGTCGACGGGGGCGCCGTTGGCGCGGTCCTCCTCGAGGGCGAGCGTGACGCCAATGACGGGGGCGGAGACGTACGGGTGCGTGTTATAGAACTCGAGGTGCCGCTTGAGGGCCGCCACCTGGTCATCCTTGGAGCCGTACAGCTTCTTGATGGCCGGGATCATCGAGTAGCACCAGCCGCCGTTCTGCATGCGCTCGTAGTTCCACGAGCCCTGCAGGAACTGATGGCGCCAAGCCACCGAGAAGCGATCGTGCTTGGAGAGCTTGATTCTATCTGCCATGTTGTTTTCTCCTCTCGAGGCCTAGTAGGTGTCCAGGATGTCGCCAAGCGGATCGCCGGATCCTCCGCCCATGCCGCCGCCACGCTTGGCCTCTTCCTTGAGACCGAGGTAGATGAGGGCAAGGGAGACGCCGATGACACCCAAGGCGATAAGCGTGAGCTGGGAGAGGGCCGCGAGGGCGAAGCCCAGGGCAAAGAACGGCCAGACCTCCTTGGTGGCCATCATGTTGATGACCATGGCGTAGCCGACGGCGGCGACCATGCCGCCACCGACGGTCATGCCGCCCGCCAGCCAGGCCGGCATGGCGTTCAGGGCGCCCGTCACGGCCTCGGACGGGACGAAGCACAGGGCGACCGCCGGGATGAGGATGCGGACGCCCTGCATGAGGATGGCCACAACCTGCCAGAGGTCGATGGCACCGAAGTCGGCCTTCTCGGCCGCCTTGTCCATGATGTGAACGATGGGAATTGCGATGGTGCGGCAGATCATCGTGAGGAACAGACCGGCCACGGACAGAGGTACGGCC
This is a stretch of genomic DNA from Thermophilibacter immobilis. It encodes these proteins:
- a CDS encoding PTS system mannose/fructose/sorbose family transporter subunit IID; its protein translation is MADRIKLSKHDRFSVAWRHQFLQGSWNYERMQNGGWCYSMIPAIKKLYGSKDDQVAALKRHLEFYNTHPYVSAPVIGVTLALEEDRANGAPVDDVTIQGVKVGMMGPLAGVGDPAFWFTLRPILGALGASMALSGNVLGPILFFVLWNVIRFAFLWYTQEFGYKVGVSISKDLSGGLLGKITEGASILGMFIIGSLVERWVSISFTPVVSTVQQASGAYIDWDALPAGTEGIKAALTQFASLGANGLDVSKVTTLQQNLDQLIPGLAAVGLTLLCCWLLKKKVSPIVIILALFAFGILGRLVGFM
- a CDS encoding PTS mannose/fructose/sorbose transporter subunit IIC — translated: MSVFTVILIAIVALLAGMEGVVDEFQFHQPLVACTLIGLVSGHPTEGIMLGGSLQMMALGWANIGAAVAPDAALASVASAIIMVLALDGGTTDTQTAISASIAVAVPLSVAGLFLTMICRTIAIPIVHIMDKAAEKADFGAIDLWQVVAILMQGVRILIPAVALCFVPSEAVTGALNAMPAWLAGGMTVGGGMVAAVGYAMVINMMATKEVWPFFALGFALAALSQLTLIALGVIGVSLALIYLGLKEEAKRGGGMGGGSGDPLGDILDTY